The following coding sequences are from one Lysinibacillus sp. FSL W8-0992 window:
- the asnB gene encoding asparagine synthase (glutamine-hydrolyzing) → MCGITGWASFKKDLRTSDKIMKSMAQALSKRGPDDENTWCNEHIAFGHRRLAVIDLIGGKQPMMKKHDGVNYAITYNGELYNTEELRKELQTRGHVFTTQSDTEVLITAYIEWKEQCVNYLNGIFAFGVWDEQTESLFLCRDRLGVKPLYYTEQQEGLLFASEVKALFAHPAVHPIVNTEGLATIMAVGPSKTPGKSLFHNINELRPGYAMRYSRDGVRIWQYWQLQSKKHEESLEDTIDHVRYLLTDAIERQLVSDVPICTFLSGGLDSSIITGIAANSFQQQNKGKLHTYSIDYEDNERFFNPHAFQTSTDTYWIKKMNDSFDTTHHAEQISQQQLIDLLIEAVIVRDAPGMADVDSSLLWFCREIKKDFTVALSGECADEIFGGYPWFKEKTTGFPWIRSLPERTAMLRQEWRNKLDVENYAQQVYDQTIGEVPYLEGESSEAAQHREMFYLNMVWFMQTLLERKDRMSMGASLEVRVPFADHRLVEYTWNIPWEMKNLDGMEKGLLRKAMSHLLPEEVLYRKKNPYPKTYHPIYTAGVQTWLKEILNDKNSVLHEFFERQKLVELIESGGSSFKVPWYGQLMAGPQLLAYLGQIHTWFKHYNIQLKENG, encoded by the coding sequence ATGTGTGGTATTACAGGGTGGGCTAGCTTTAAAAAGGATTTACGAACAAGTGATAAAATCATGAAGTCAATGGCGCAAGCATTAAGTAAACGAGGCCCTGATGATGAAAATACTTGGTGTAATGAACATATTGCATTTGGCCATCGACGGTTAGCGGTTATTGATTTAATAGGTGGCAAGCAACCGATGATGAAAAAACATGATGGCGTAAACTATGCCATTACATATAATGGCGAGCTGTATAATACAGAAGAATTACGTAAAGAACTACAAACGAGAGGGCATGTTTTTACAACTCAGTCAGATACGGAAGTATTAATAACTGCTTATATTGAATGGAAAGAACAATGTGTGAACTATTTAAATGGCATATTTGCTTTTGGCGTGTGGGATGAACAAACAGAATCACTTTTTCTGTGTCGTGACCGTCTTGGGGTAAAGCCTTTGTATTATACGGAGCAGCAAGAAGGGTTACTTTTTGCATCAGAGGTAAAGGCGCTATTTGCTCATCCAGCAGTCCATCCAATTGTTAATACAGAAGGGCTTGCTACGATAATGGCTGTAGGACCATCTAAAACACCTGGTAAGTCGCTATTTCATAATATTAATGAATTACGGCCAGGATATGCAATGAGGTATTCAAGAGACGGGGTACGTATATGGCAATATTGGCAGCTTCAAAGCAAAAAACATGAAGAGTCATTGGAAGATACAATTGATCATGTACGCTATTTACTGACAGATGCTATCGAACGACAACTTGTATCAGATGTACCGATTTGCACATTTCTGTCTGGAGGTTTAGATTCTAGTATTATTACCGGTATTGCGGCAAATAGCTTCCAGCAACAAAATAAAGGCAAACTTCATACGTACTCTATCGACTATGAGGATAACGAACGATTCTTTAATCCACACGCTTTTCAAACTTCAACTGACACTTATTGGATTAAAAAAATGAACGACTCATTTGATACAACGCATCATGCTGAGCAAATTTCACAACAACAATTAATCGATTTATTAATAGAAGCTGTCATTGTCAGAGATGCCCCTGGTATGGCGGATGTTGACTCCTCGTTACTATGGTTTTGCCGAGAAATAAAAAAAGATTTTACGGTCGCTTTATCGGGGGAATGTGCAGATGAAATATTCGGTGGTTATCCATGGTTTAAAGAAAAGACTACCGGCTTTCCATGGATTCGATCACTTCCAGAAAGAACAGCTATGTTACGGCAGGAATGGCGCAACAAGTTAGACGTGGAAAATTACGCACAGCAAGTATATGATCAAACGATTGGAGAAGTACCTTATCTCGAGGGGGAAAGTTCAGAGGCAGCACAGCACCGTGAAATGTTTTATTTAAACATGGTATGGTTTATGCAAACATTGCTAGAACGAAAAGATCGGATGAGTATGGGCGCGAGTCTAGAGGTGCGTGTGCCATTTGCAGATCATCGGCTTGTAGAATATACATGGAATATTCCTTGGGAAATGAAAAATTTAGACGGTATGGAAAAAGGCTTACTTCGAAAAGCGATGTCACATTTATTGCCAGAGGAAGTGTTATATCGCAAAAAGAATCCATATCCGAAAACGTATCATCCTATTTATACTGCAGGTGTTCAAACGTGGTTAAAAGAAATATTAAACGATAAAAATTCAGTTCTTCATGAATTTTTTGAACGACAAAAACTAGTAGAGTTAATTGAGTCTGGAGGAAGTTCATTTAAAGTGCCATGGTATGGACAATTAATGGCTGGTCCGCAACTCTTAGCCTATTTAGGGCAAATTCATACGTGGTTTAAGCATTATAATATTCAACTAAAAGAAAATGGATAA
- the guaB gene encoding IMP dehydrogenase: MWESKFAKEGLTFDDVLLVPAHSEVLPKDVDLSVQLTPKIKLNIPMVSAGMDTVTESKMAIAMARQGGIGIIHKNMGIDEQAEQVEKVKRSENGVITNPFFLTPTHQVFDAEHLMGKYRISGVPIVDSMENQKLVGIITNRDLRFISDYSLKIEDVMTKEDLITAPVGTTLEDAEKILQQYKIEKLPIVDEDGKLTGLITIKDIEKVIEFPKAAKDVHGRLLVGAAVGVSKDTMVRIEKLVEAQVDIVVIDTAHGHSEGVLQTIRSIRETYPELEIIAGNVATGDGARALFEAGADVVKVGIGPGSICTTRVVAGVGVPQITAIYDCATVARELGKTIIADGGIKYSGDIVKALAAGGNIVMLGSLLAGTSESPGDTEIFQGRRFKVYRGMGSIGAMEKGSKDRYFQEDAKKLVPEGIEGRLPYKGPLADTVYQLIGGIRAGMGYCGAPNLEYLRDKAQFVRMTGAGLRESHPHDVQITKESPNYSM; encoded by the coding sequence ATGTGGGAATCTAAATTTGCCAAAGAAGGTTTAACTTTTGATGATGTATTATTAGTACCAGCTCATTCAGAAGTATTACCGAAAGATGTTGATTTATCAGTTCAACTAACACCAAAGATTAAATTAAATATTCCAATGGTCAGTGCAGGTATGGATACAGTAACAGAATCTAAGATGGCAATTGCTATGGCACGTCAAGGTGGTATCGGTATTATCCATAAAAATATGGGAATCGATGAGCAAGCAGAACAAGTTGAAAAAGTAAAACGATCTGAAAATGGCGTTATTACAAACCCATTCTTCTTAACTCCAACCCACCAAGTTTTCGATGCTGAACATTTAATGGGGAAATACCGAATTTCAGGTGTTCCAATTGTTGATAGTATGGAAAACCAAAAACTAGTTGGTATTATTACAAACCGCGATTTACGTTTTATTTCTGACTACTCTTTAAAAATTGAAGATGTAATGACAAAAGAAGATTTGATTACGGCTCCTGTTGGAACGACTTTAGAGGATGCTGAAAAAATTCTTCAACAATACAAAATTGAAAAACTTCCTATTGTAGATGAAGATGGTAAATTAACTGGCTTAATTACAATTAAGGATATTGAAAAAGTAATTGAATTCCCGAAAGCTGCGAAAGATGTACATGGTCGTTTATTAGTAGGCGCAGCAGTAGGTGTTTCTAAAGATACAATGGTTCGCATTGAGAAGCTTGTTGAAGCACAAGTGGATATCGTAGTAATCGATACAGCTCATGGACACTCAGAGGGCGTACTACAAACAATTCGATCTATCCGTGAGACATACCCTGAACTAGAAATCATTGCTGGTAACGTAGCAACTGGAGACGGCGCTCGTGCACTATTTGAGGCTGGTGCAGATGTAGTGAAAGTTGGTATTGGACCAGGATCAATTTGTACAACTCGTGTTGTTGCAGGTGTAGGTGTACCTCAAATTACAGCTATTTATGATTGCGCTACAGTAGCTCGTGAGCTTGGTAAAACAATTATTGCTGATGGTGGTATTAAATACTCTGGAGATATCGTAAAAGCCCTTGCAGCAGGTGGTAACATCGTAATGCTTGGTTCACTTCTTGCAGGTACTTCTGAATCTCCTGGGGATACTGAAATTTTCCAAGGTCGTCGCTTTAAAGTTTATCGCGGTATGGGTTCAATTGGTGCAATGGAAAAAGGTTCAAAAGATCGTTATTTCCAAGAGGATGCGAAAAAATTAGTGCCTGAAGGAATTGAAGGTCGACTTCCTTATAAAGGTCCTCTAGCAGATACAGTTTATCAATTGATCGGCGGTATTCGAGCAGGTATGGGTTATTGTGGAGCTCCTAACCTTGAGTACTTACGTGACAAAGCTCAGTTTGTTCGTATGACAGGTGCAGGTCTTCGTGAGTCACATCCTCATGATGTTCAAATTACTAAAGAATCACCAAACTATTCAATGTAA
- a CDS encoding D-alanyl-D-alanine carboxypeptidase family protein, translated as MKKTMNTVLRLLLIPVLLFSIFAGMPAKANAETDLGLTVDAAILIDADSGKILYEQNADTSLGIASMTKMMTEYLLLDAIDAGTVKWDQEYHVTDYTYRMSQNRALSNVPLRRDGSYTIRELYEAMAIYSANAATVAIAETIAGTETEFLKLMNKKAEELGLEGYKFVNATGLNNADLFGMQPAGTGPEDENVMPAKSVAKLAYHLLKDHPKVLETSKITKKTFREGTDDAIEMSNWNFMLPGLVFQYEGVDGLKTGTTNFAGHCFTGTAERNGTRLIAVVMKAVDANGQGSYKARFDATAKLFNYGFSQFTKHEIIPANYKFKDQKTVKVTKGKEDKVAIAVKEPISFMVKSSEKDLYQPKLVLDKKSLEAKVKKDTVVGKVVIERTEGKDYGFIDGKEFASDVVTTASVERASGIALFFQGIGNFFGSLWGGITDFVGGLF; from the coding sequence GTGAAAAAAACAATGAACACCGTATTACGTTTGCTCCTAATTCCTGTTCTATTATTTAGTATATTCGCGGGTATGCCTGCGAAAGCAAATGCAGAAACAGATTTAGGGCTTACAGTAGATGCTGCGATTCTAATCGACGCAGATTCAGGAAAAATTTTATATGAACAAAATGCAGATACTTCACTAGGTATCGCTAGTATGACGAAGATGATGACAGAGTATCTACTACTGGATGCAATCGATGCAGGTACGGTGAAATGGGATCAAGAATATCATGTTACAGATTATACGTATCGCATGTCTCAAAATCGTGCATTAAGTAATGTACCATTACGAAGAGACGGATCATATACAATTCGTGAACTTTATGAGGCGATGGCTATCTATTCTGCAAATGCAGCGACAGTAGCTATTGCAGAAACAATTGCTGGTACGGAAACTGAGTTTTTAAAACTTATGAACAAAAAGGCAGAAGAGCTTGGACTTGAAGGTTATAAGTTTGTAAATGCTACTGGTCTTAACAATGCAGATTTATTCGGTATGCAACCAGCAGGCACTGGCCCAGAAGACGAGAATGTGATGCCAGCTAAGTCTGTAGCAAAATTAGCGTATCATTTATTAAAAGACCATCCAAAGGTTTTAGAAACATCTAAGATTACAAAAAAGACATTCCGTGAAGGTACAGATGATGCAATTGAGATGTCAAACTGGAACTTTATGTTGCCGGGTCTAGTATTCCAATATGAAGGCGTAGACGGCCTGAAAACAGGGACTACAAACTTTGCAGGACATTGCTTCACAGGTACTGCAGAACGCAACGGGACACGTTTAATTGCAGTTGTAATGAAAGCTGTAGATGCAAATGGACAAGGTTCGTATAAAGCACGTTTTGATGCTACAGCAAAATTATTTAACTACGGTTTTTCACAATTTACAAAACATGAAATTATCCCAGCAAACTATAAATTTAAAGACCAAAAGACTGTAAAAGTTACAAAAGGGAAAGAAGATAAAGTAGCCATCGCTGTGAAAGAACCAATTTCATTTATGGTGAAATCTTCTGAAAAAGATTTATATCAACCTAAATTAGTATTAGATAAAAAAAGCCTTGAAGCTAAAGTTAAGAAAGATACGGTAGTAGGTAAAGTCGTTATAGAGCGCACAGAAGGTAAGGATTACGGCTTTATCGATGGCAAGGAATTTGCATCTGACGTCGTGACAACTGCATCTGTTGAACGTGCAAGTGGCATTGCTCTATTCTTCCAAGGTATCGGTAACTTCTTCGGCAGCTTATGGGGCGGTATTACTGACTTTGTTGGTGGATTATTTTAA
- a CDS encoding HD-GYP domain-containing protein produces the protein METVHIPISELRLGKVISEDIFANTQYPIIFKDTVVSHEHLQVFSAFNISRAPVYKDNVKDVLVETEKEIDLAIQPEAIPTFKRVYDNSVEQFKREFKNWEAGAKVDITKARTIILPLLDMVLEDRTVIFNLNEYSSPKDYLYHHCVATALISSVIAQKLGYDKGLTIQIAIGGLLADCGMAKIHPRIRDKKTTLTEQEFAEIYKHPIYSYNMIKDLTILKDTIKEAIFQHHERLNGSGYPKGEKIANISIFAQIIAVADVFHAMTCERIYRSKQSSFKVIEMINESEFGKFDIKVVRALIDLVADLPIGTIIELSNLERGEVMFVNKYAPTRPIVKLSITGEIFDLGKNRTFYISRIITNE, from the coding sequence GTGGAAACGGTACATATCCCAATTTCAGAATTACGTTTAGGAAAAGTTATTTCTGAAGATATTTTTGCTAATACACAATATCCTATTATCTTTAAAGATACAGTAGTATCCCATGAACATTTACAAGTTTTTAGTGCATTCAATATTTCAAGAGCGCCTGTATATAAAGATAATGTGAAGGATGTTTTAGTAGAAACCGAAAAAGAAATAGATTTAGCTATACAACCGGAAGCTATCCCAACCTTTAAAAGAGTATACGACAATTCTGTGGAACAATTTAAAAGGGAGTTCAAAAATTGGGAGGCTGGTGCAAAGGTAGATATTACAAAAGCTCGTACAATTATTTTGCCTTTACTGGATATGGTATTAGAAGATCGTACTGTAATTTTTAATTTAAACGAGTATTCTAGCCCTAAAGATTATTTATATCATCATTGTGTAGCTACAGCTTTGATTTCTTCTGTTATTGCTCAAAAATTAGGTTATGATAAAGGGTTAACGATTCAAATTGCAATTGGCGGTTTATTAGCAGATTGCGGAATGGCTAAAATTCATCCGCGTATTCGAGATAAAAAAACGACTTTAACCGAACAAGAATTTGCAGAGATTTATAAACATCCTATATATAGCTACAACATGATAAAGGATTTAACAATCTTAAAAGATACAATAAAAGAAGCTATTTTCCAGCATCATGAGCGCTTAAACGGAAGCGGCTATCCTAAAGGTGAGAAAATCGCTAATATATCTATCTTTGCACAAATCATTGCTGTTGCGGATGTTTTTCATGCTATGACATGTGAGCGTATCTATCGATCTAAACAATCGTCGTTTAAAGTTATAGAAATGATTAATGAGTCGGAGTTTGGAAAGTTTGATATTAAAGTAGTAAGAGCACTGATTGATTTAGTGGCAGACCTACCTATTGGTACAATTATTGAGCTTTCAAATTTAGAGCGCGGGGAAGTAATGTTCGTTAACAAATATGCTCCAACTCGCCCAATAGTTAAATTAAGTATTACTGGTGAGATTTTTGATTTAGGTAAAAACCGTACTTTTTATATTTCACGAATAATTACAAATGAATAG
- the pdxR gene encoding MocR-like pyridoxine biosynthesis transcription factor PdxR, whose protein sequence is MDMLLFQLEKDGGKPLYDQLYSGIKEAITTKKITVGEKLPSKRKLADFLNISQTTIEIAYAQLLAEGYIMSKSRVGYFVEEIDELPYIQQDTSTYLTEQPRKKSYSIDFNPGSIDIDAFPFQTWRKYAKELFDDASKELLLTGEPQGELALRTEIANYLYQSRGVICSPEQIVIGSGTEQLLPMILRLFSEDTCFALENPGYPTVHRMFLQHKRKVCPISVDDEGILIQELEKTTANVVYITPSHQFPTGAVLSATRRAQALNWAAQSPSRYIIEDDYDSEFRYTGKPIPALQALDRNDKVIYMSTFTKSLMPSLRVAYFVLPPKLLATYNDVFNYYSSTVPRFDQHIVANFMRDGHFSKHLNRMRKVYRKKHEKLTTILENYSTQIKITGEQAGMHILLNVQHELSEKQLQQSANAAGIGIYPLSDYRLDEDTASQAQFLLGFGGIPVHEIETSVEKLMNCWAIQRKQPSTSRLK, encoded by the coding sequence ATGGATATGCTCTTATTTCAGCTTGAAAAAGATGGTGGAAAACCGCTATATGATCAGCTTTATAGCGGGATAAAAGAAGCCATTACTACAAAGAAAATTACCGTTGGAGAAAAATTACCTTCAAAAAGAAAATTAGCAGATTTTTTAAATATTTCTCAAACGACTATTGAAATTGCCTATGCGCAGTTACTTGCTGAAGGTTATATTATGTCAAAATCGAGGGTCGGTTATTTTGTTGAGGAAATTGATGAACTTCCATATATTCAGCAAGACACATCCACATACCTAACAGAGCAGCCTCGGAAAAAATCATATTCCATTGATTTTAACCCTGGTTCCATTGATATTGATGCCTTCCCATTTCAAACGTGGCGAAAATATGCAAAAGAGCTATTTGATGATGCCTCGAAGGAACTATTATTAACAGGTGAGCCACAGGGAGAATTAGCATTACGTACGGAGATTGCTAATTATTTATATCAATCACGTGGCGTTATTTGTAGCCCTGAACAAATTGTTATTGGCTCCGGTACTGAACAATTACTTCCGATGATATTACGTCTCTTCAGTGAAGATACTTGCTTTGCGCTCGAAAACCCTGGTTATCCAACAGTGCATCGGATGTTTCTACAACATAAGCGAAAAGTTTGTCCAATCTCTGTAGACGATGAAGGAATTCTTATTCAGGAATTAGAAAAAACAACTGCCAACGTTGTTTATATAACGCCATCGCATCAATTCCCTACTGGCGCTGTATTATCTGCCACAAGACGTGCCCAGGCATTGAATTGGGCCGCACAAAGCCCATCACGATATATCATTGAGGATGATTATGATTCTGAATTTCGTTATACTGGAAAACCAATTCCTGCTCTTCAAGCATTAGATCGCAATGACAAAGTCATTTATATGAGTACCTTTACAAAATCATTAATGCCATCTTTGCGAGTTGCTTATTTTGTGCTTCCACCAAAGCTGCTAGCTACTTATAATGACGTCTTTAATTATTATTCATCGACAGTACCTAGATTTGATCAGCACATTGTAGCCAATTTTATGCGAGATGGTCACTTTTCAAAGCATTTGAATCGTATGCGAAAAGTATATCGAAAAAAGCATGAGAAGCTAACTACCATTTTAGAAAATTATTCTACTCAAATTAAAATAACGGGAGAGCAAGCAGGCATGCACATCTTGCTCAACGTTCAGCATGAATTATCCGAGAAACAATTACAGCAAAGTGCCAATGCTGCAGGAATAGGTATCTATCCATTATCAGATTATCGACTTGATGAGGATACAGCCTCACAAGCTCAATTTTTACTTGGCTTTGGCGGTATACCTGTGCATGAAATTGAAACATCCGTCGAGAAATTAATGAATTGCTGGGCAATACAACGTAAACAACCATCTACATCACGATTAAAGTGA
- a CDS encoding patatin-like phospholipase family protein, with the protein MWIDGVFSGGGLKGFALVGAYQVLEAENFHFKRVAGTSAGAILAAFIAAGYSGKEIECMLEELDVPSLLDPRKTFLPLPFMKWINVYNHLGLYKGKALEKWFFQKLADKGVYTFADIPEGSLKLVASDLSNGRIIVLPDDLHKYQIDASNFSVASALRMSCGIPFFFEPVTLKTGKGESVIVDGGVLSNFPLWIFDDKEGRKKRPVLGLKLSRSSEEQCPQVIKNGLNLFEALFATMKGAHDERYISRRHERDIVFIPVDDYSATQFDLNEETKETLLEIGRNRTIQFLKTWPRFRI; encoded by the coding sequence TTGTGGATTGATGGTGTTTTTTCTGGTGGGGGATTGAAAGGGTTCGCATTAGTTGGAGCGTATCAAGTATTAGAAGCTGAAAATTTCCACTTTAAACGGGTTGCAGGAACAAGTGCTGGAGCTATTTTAGCAGCTTTTATTGCTGCTGGTTATAGTGGTAAAGAAATTGAATGTATGCTTGAAGAGTTGGATGTACCTTCATTATTAGACCCTCGAAAAACATTTCTGCCATTGCCGTTTATGAAATGGATTAATGTCTATAACCATTTAGGCTTGTATAAAGGGAAAGCATTAGAAAAATGGTTCTTTCAAAAATTAGCGGATAAGGGAGTTTACACTTTTGCGGATATACCCGAAGGTTCATTGAAATTAGTAGCGTCGGATTTATCAAATGGTAGAATTATTGTTTTACCAGATGATTTACACAAGTATCAAATCGATGCTAGTAATTTTTCTGTTGCTAGTGCATTGCGTATGAGCTGTGGTATTCCATTTTTCTTTGAACCGGTTACATTAAAAACAGGAAAAGGCGAATCAGTCATTGTTGATGGTGGTGTATTAAGTAATTTCCCTCTATGGATCTTTGATGATAAAGAAGGACGCAAAAAGCGACCAGTACTTGGTCTTAAACTAAGTAGAAGTAGTGAAGAACAATGTCCTCAAGTAATAAAGAATGGTTTAAATTTATTTGAAGCGTTATTTGCAACTATGAAAGGGGCACATGATGAAAGATATATTTCAAGAAGACATGAAAGAGATATTGTTTTTATTCCGGTAGATGATTATAGCGCTACGCAATTTGATTTAAATGAGGAGACAAAGGAAACATTACTAGAGATAGGTAGGAACCGTACTATTCAATTCTTAAAGACATGGCCTAGGTTTAGAATATAA
- the pdxS gene encoding pyridoxal 5'-phosphate synthase lyase subunit PdxS, whose product MKQTGTELVKRGMAEMQKGGVIMDVINAEQAKIAEAAGAVAVMALERVPSDIRKAGGVARMADPRIVEEVMGAVTIPVMAKARIGHIVEARVLEAMGVDYIDESEVLTPADEEFHLLKSDYTVPFVCGCRDLGEAARRIGEGASMLRTKGEPGTGNIVEAVRHIRKVNAQVRKVVGMTEDELMTEAKLLGAPFELLREIKRLGRLPVVNFAAGGVATPADAALMMELGADGVFVGSGIFKSENPEKFARAIVEATTHYKDYQLIAEISKELGVPMKGIDIAQLSQSERMQERGW is encoded by the coding sequence ATGAAGCAAACAGGAACTGAATTAGTGAAGCGTGGGATGGCTGAAATGCAAAAGGGTGGCGTAATTATGGATGTCATAAATGCAGAACAGGCAAAAATTGCTGAAGCGGCAGGGGCTGTAGCTGTTATGGCGTTAGAGCGCGTACCTTCGGATATACGAAAGGCTGGAGGAGTTGCGCGCATGGCAGATCCGCGTATTGTTGAAGAAGTTATGGGAGCAGTCACTATTCCAGTAATGGCAAAGGCACGTATTGGTCATATTGTTGAAGCGCGAGTATTAGAAGCTATGGGCGTTGATTATATTGATGAGAGTGAGGTATTAACGCCAGCAGATGAGGAATTTCATTTATTAAAGAGTGATTATACAGTACCATTCGTATGCGGTTGTCGTGATTTAGGTGAGGCAGCTCGTCGTATCGGTGAAGGGGCGTCTATGCTACGAACGAAAGGTGAGCCAGGTACAGGTAATATTGTAGAGGCTGTCCGTCATATTCGTAAGGTCAATGCGCAAGTGCGAAAAGTTGTCGGAATGACTGAGGATGAGCTAATGACAGAAGCGAAATTACTAGGTGCTCCTTTTGAATTATTACGAGAAATTAAAAGGCTTGGTCGCTTACCAGTTGTAAACTTTGCAGCAGGTGGTGTTGCGACGCCAGCAGATGCTGCCCTTATGATGGAATTAGGTGCCGATGGTGTATTTGTTGGGTCAGGTATTTTTAAATCAGAAAATCCCGAGAAATTTGCACGTGCCATTGTCGAAGCAACGACACATTATAAAGACTATCAATTGATTGCAGAAATTTCAAAGGAGCTTGGCGTGCCGATGAAAGGTATTGATATTGCACAGCTGAGTCAAAGTGAACGTATGCAAGAACGAGGCTGGTAA